The sequence GTTCATTGTGGCTCCTTTTTTTTGTTAAGTTTGGCGTGTTAGTAAATCTATTACGCAATACCATTCAAATAGGTTACGCTTTTTAATGATAAAATTTCTGATATGAGACCTGATGGGAGAATTTTTTGTTTACATCGCAATACGATATCCGGTTGACTCACAAACGGTTCAGTCTGTGGCAGTCGAAGGCAGATTAGTCGCAGTCTAAGCTGTACCCAAACAGCCGCTAGTTCCGATCTACTTGATATTCAATTAATATTCCCATGAAATCACGGTCATATTCACTTGCAGTATGAATATTAAATTAATATGTTCTAACTGACTTGAATTAGAAAATAGGTTACAGCTTCGTTATCATCAACGTTATAATTTAACCAAAGGAGTTCGATATGTTTTTCATTTTCTCACTTATCATCGCTGTCCTCGCACTTTTTGTGTGGTGGAACGCGCGCCGTCAGGCTGACACCAACATCGTATCTCACAATGTCGCAAAAGTGAGCCCGTTAATTGCAGTCGCATTTGGAATTCTGTCGCTGGTACAATGTTTGACGCAGATTCCCGCCGGCCACGTCGGTGTCATCGATTTTTTCGGCATTGTATCCGACCGCATCCTGCCGTCCGGGATAAATATGGTAAATCCTCTAGCCCGTATCGTCAAGTATTCCATTCAGACAAAGGAACATAAAGAAACAATGCAGGTGCTTTCTGTCGAGGGTCTCACCATCGGATTGGAAGTAAGCGCATTGTATCGCCTAAATCCCGACTCTGCGGCGCGTGTATATAAAACTATTTCCGGCGGAGATTATGAGAATATCATACTTATCCCGCAGTTTCGTTCTATTTGCCGCTCAGTCACAGCCAGTTTTCAGGCCAGCGCGTTGTATTCAAGCCAGAGAGAAAGACTCGGGACCATGATCCAGGAGGAATTGGCCAAAACTATAGCGTCGCGAGGCGTTTCCATCGAAAATACGCCGATACGTAACGTCGCCCTCCCATCACAGCTGACCGAGGCCATCGAACAAAAACAGAAAGCCGACCAGGAAAGTCAGCGGATGGAATTTATTTTGACAAAAGAAAAACAGGAAGCGGACCGAAAAAGGATTGAGGCAAAAGGTATTGCCGATTTTCAGAACATTGTAGCCGCAGGGATCAGCGAAAATTTACTACGATGGAAAGGAATTGAAGCAACGGAGAAACTGGCGAATTCTGCCAACGCAAAAGTTGTGATCGTTGGCGGCGGTAAAGACGGCCTGCCGATCATTCTGGATACTAAATAACGTGTAACTGGGGTCTTATCGATTTATTAGGGTTTTTCAGATTGAATTTCATGATTGCGACGATCTGTTTATTGTGCGCAATAATATTTTTGGCTGTCAGCGTAACCCATCTCCCGCAAATTTCGCAGAGTAACGCAGAAATAGGATCTGCGTACATTTGCGCTATCTGCGGGAAGAATTTGATATGCCGGGTAGTTGCTAATTTTTAAAAAAATGTGGACTATCAGGACACGGCTTGCTT comes from bacterium and encodes:
- a CDS encoding prohibitin family protein, whose protein sequence is MFFIFSLIIAVLALFVWWNARRQADTNIVSHNVAKVSPLIAVAFGILSLVQCLTQIPAGHVGVIDFFGIVSDRILPSGINMVNPLARIVKYSIQTKEHKETMQVLSVEGLTIGLEVSALYRLNPDSAARVYKTISGGDYENIILIPQFRSICRSVTASFQASALYSSQRERLGTMIQEELAKTIASRGVSIENTPIRNVALPSQLTEAIEQKQKADQESQRMEFILTKEKQEADRKRIEAKGIADFQNIVAAGISENLLRWKGIEATEKLANSANAKVVIVGGGKDGLPIILDTK